In Streptomyces nojiriensis, the sequence CGTCGACGACGAGTTGACCGTTGGCGACGTACCCGCCGGACGGATCGGAGGGGTTGTTGCTCTGCCCGGTCATCTGACTGAACGTGCCCCCGGGGAGCGTCTCCTTCAGCGCGTCGACCATCTGGGTGCCGGTGATCGCGGAGCGGGGCACCGCCAGCGCCACCGTCTCGATGTCGGAGCCCGAAGGGCGGGCCCCGGCGAGCGCGCCGGGGATCACCAGGCCGGCCACGGCCACCACGGTGCAGGCGCCGACCCCGGCGATGACGGCGGCGCTGCGCCGGCGCCGGCGGCTCCGTCCGCGCTCGACGGCTCCGCCGAGGAGGGCGGTGAGATCGGGTTCGAGGGAGTCGGCCGTGCGGTCCAGGGCATGTGAGAGGTCTGCTTCGAACGGCATGCTGGTGTCACCTGTTCTGTCGTCGACGGATTCTTCGGGGCGGGTCCGGGGCGGCCGCGCCGGTGCTCAGTGCGGAACCAGGTCGGCCAGGCTGTCGCCGAGCAGCGCACGCAGCCTGCCGAGCGCCCGGGTGCCCTGGGAGCGGACCGCACTGCTGCTCAGCCGGAGCATCTGGGCGGTCTCCTCGATGCTGCGGTCCTCCCAGTAGCGCAGCAGCAGTACCGCCCGGTCGCGGGGCGGAAGTTGGGCGAGCGCGTCCAGCAGGGCGAGCCGCAGGGCGGTGTCCGGGCCGGACGTCGCACGGTCGGGCACCATCCCGAGGGGGCGCTCGCCGGTGCTCCGCCGACGCCGCAGGCTGAGGAAGGTGCGGACCAGCACGGTCTGGGCATAGGCCACCGGGTTGTCCGCCCGGGCCACCCGCTTCCAGTGCACGTACATCCGGCCGAGGGTCTCCTGGACCAGGTCCTCGGCAAGATGCGTATCGCCGGCCGCGAGTACGTACGCCGAGCGGTACATGGCCTTGGCCCTCGCGGTCACGAACTCCAGATACGCGTCCTCCTGTGCTGATTTCACTCGGCCCCCGCCTGTTCTCTCGTCCTGTGATCCCCGTGCATACCTCTCACGACTACGCGAGACGCCAGGGTGTCGCGCGCCGGAGGCACCTTCTTTCCCGGAGGTCGCTTCGCCGGGCAGCCCCAGCGGCTCGCCGGCCGGGCGGTACGGGCGGTCTAGGATGCGCTGATGCAGCACTTCGCGCCGCCGCGGATACCGGCGAACGACCTCCGGCCCGGTCGTCATTGGTATGCCACAGCAGCTTCGATCGCCGTCGTACTGATCGTGCTGGGCGTGGTCATCGGTGTGTACCGGTTCTCCAACGTGATCGACGCGGTGGACACCGACCATCACTT encodes:
- a CDS encoding SigE family RNA polymerase sigma factor; its protein translation is MKSAQEDAYLEFVTARAKAMYRSAYVLAAGDTHLAEDLVQETLGRMYVHWKRVARADNPVAYAQTVLVRTFLSLRRRRSTGERPLGMVPDRATSGPDTALRLALLDALAQLPPRDRAVLLLRYWEDRSIEETAQMLRLSSSAVRSQGTRALGRLRALLGDSLADLVPH